The following are encoded together in the Zingiber officinale cultivar Zhangliang chromosome 8A, Zo_v1.1, whole genome shotgun sequence genome:
- the LOC122009480 gene encoding probable inactive receptor kinase At1g48480 has protein sequence MLYFCKRVERDSECGHLLHMARPSRLLLRLVAGALLLLAALPVGRPDLASDAAALVALRDAVGRSALPTWNASVATCNWPGVTCVAGRVDELRLPGAGLIGQIPAVVGNLTALHTLSLRFNALSGPLPDELASLVELRNLYLQNNRLDGEIPAFLANLKNLVRLNLASNQFTGGIPLELNNLSRLGTLYLENNRLTGEIPTLDNPGLVQFNVSNNQVNGSIPARLRSQPRSAFLNTGLCGGPLGLCPGEVAPTPSSEGPSASNAGGGVPESGKKKKLSGGAIAGISIGAAAFFLIVLVALVLLCRGRRSGAASAGTKQMEMGDIPEQRDKGLGDGRVNGNGAAVAATAVSAAAKSSSTSGAGTGAKKLVFFGSGRATTPFDLEDLLRASAEVLGKGTFGTAYKAVLESGMAVAVKRLKDVNLQEVEFKERIEAVGAMDHPNLVPLMAYYFSKDEKLMVYEYLPMGSLSALMHGNKGSGRTPLNWETRTGIACAAARGLEYIHSTSPSASHGNIKSSNILLTKSYEARVSDHGLALLVGSATPSARIAGYRAPEVTDPQKVSQKADVYSFGVLLLELLTGKAPAQALMNEEGVDLPRWVQSVVREEWTAEVFDVELLRYQNVEEDMVQLLQLAIDCVAHYPDKRPSMPEVVVRIGEIQKSSLSSFSQDQQRNP, from the exons ATGCTTTATTTTTGCAAGAGAGTAGAGCGTGACAGTGAGTGCGGTCACCTCCTGCACATGGCCAGGCCCTCGCGGTTGTTGCTCCGCCTCGTAGCCGGGGCGCTTCTCCTCTTGGCGGCGCTCCCGGTCGGGAGGCCGGATCTGGCGTCCGACGCCGCGGCGCTCGTCGCTCTGCGCGATGCCGTCGGCCGATCGGCTCTGCCCACGTGGAACGCCTCCGTCGCAACCTGCAACTGGCCGGGCGTCACCTGCGTGGCCGGCCGCGTGGACGAGCTCCGCCTTCCCGGCGCTGGCCTCATTGGCCAGATCCCCGCCGTCGTCGGTAACCTCACCGCCCTCCACACTCTCAGCCTCCGCTTCAATGCCCTTTCTGGTCCTCTCCCTGATGAGCTAGCGAGCCTCGTCGAGCTCCGCAATCTCTACCTCCAGAATAACCGCCTCGACGGTGAGATTCCGGCCTTCTTGGCCAACTTGAAGAATCTTGTCCGCCTCAACCTTGCCAGCAACCAATTCACCGGCGGGATCCCTTTGGAGCTCAACAACCTCAGCCGGCTCGGCACGCTCTACCTGGAGAACAATAGGCTCACCGGCGAGATTCCGACCCTTGATAACCCCGGCTTGGTTCAGTTCAACGTGTCTAACAACCAGGTCAACGGATCTATACCGGCCCGCCTCCGTTCCCAGCCCAGGAGCGCGTTCCTCAACACGGGTCTCTGCGGCGGCCCCCTAGGGTTGTGTCCAGGTGAGGTCGCGCCTACTCCATCGAGTGAGGGTCCTTCTGCGAGCAATGCCGGCGGCGGCGTGCCTGAGAGTGGCAAAAAGAAGAAACTCTCCGGCGGGGCGATCGCCGGGATCTCGATTGGCGCTGCCGCCTTTTTCCTCATCGTGCTCGTTGCGCTCGTCCTACTCTGCCGCGGTAGGAGGTCGGGAGCAGCGTCCGCCGGCACGAAGCAGATGGAAATGGGGGATATTCCAGAGCAAAGGGATAAGGGTCTTGGTGACGGAAGAGTGAATGGAAACGGGGCGGCAGTGGCCGCAACTGCTGTCAGTGCCGCTGCAAAATCTTCGTCCACTTCCGGTGCCGGAACCGGGGCTAAGAAGCTTGTGTTCTTTGGCAGCGGCAGAGCGACGACACCGTTCGATCTAGAAGATCTCCTGCGGGCGTCTGCGGAGGTGCTGGGGAAGGGAACATTTGGGACAGCCTACAAGGCGGTGCTCGAGTCGGGGATGGCGGTGGCTGTAAAGAGGCTCAAAGACGTGAATTTGCAGGAGGTGGAGTTCAAGGAGAGGATCGAGGCCGTTGGCGCAATGGACCATCCCAACCTCGTACCTCTCATGGCCTACTACTTCAGCAAGGATGAGAAGCTTATGGTCTATGAATACTTGCCTATGGGAAGCCTCTCAGCTCTCATGCATG GCAACAAAGGATCTGGTCGAACACCCCTTAACTGGGAAACAAGAACAGGCATTGCCTGTGCAGCAGCAAGAGGGCTGGAGTACATCCACTCCACAAGCCCTTCTGCTTCTCATGGCAATATCAAATCCTCCAACATCCTCCTCACCAAGTCATACGAAGCCCGGGTTTCTGATCACGGCCTAGCTCTTCTCGTGGGATCAGCTACGCCTTCTGCTCGCATAGCGGGGTACCGAGCTCCAGAGGTCACTGATCCCCAAAAAGTTTCACAAAAGGCTGATGTTTACAGCTTTGGAGTCCTCCTTCTTGAGCTACTCACAGGCAAAGCCCCAGCCCAGGCCCTCATGAATGAGGAAGGAGTAGACCTCCCGAGATGGGTGCAGTCGGTCGTAAGAGAGGAGTGGACTGCCGAGGTGTTCGACGTGGAGCTGCTGAGGTACCAGAATGTGGAGGAAGACATGGTGCAGCTCCTGCAACTGGCCATAGACTGCGTGGCacactatccagacaagaggccGTCCATGCCCGAGGTGGTGGTTCGGATTGGCGAAATCCAGAAATCAAGCTTATCGTCCTTCTCCCAAGATCAGCAGAGAAATCCATGA